In Camelus bactrianus isolate YW-2024 breed Bactrian camel chromosome 10, ASM4877302v1, whole genome shotgun sequence, a genomic segment contains:
- the SLC3A2 gene encoding amino acid transporter heavy chain SLC3A2 isoform X1, protein MDPEPPETSTGGASVPRQPPSEHSGPGAQGPSAGGDSGTMNQDTEVDMKEVELNEMEPEKQPMNAASGAAVAVVVAGGTEKNGLVKVKVADDEAEAAAAAKFTGLSKEELLKVAGSPGWVRTRWALLLLFWLGWLGMLAGAVVIIVRAPRCRELPAQSWWHKGALYRIGDLRAFQGRDAGDLASLKGRLDYLSTLKVKGFVLGPIHKNQKDDLEGTNLEEIDPTFGSKEDFDSLLQSAKKKSIRVILDLTPNYKGQNSWFNFTQIGTVATKMKEALSFWLQAGVDGVQVRDVGNLTGASSFLAEWQNITKSFSEDRLLIAGTDSSDLQQILSLLESTKDLLLTSSYLSDSRFTGNHTDFLVTQYLNATGSHWCSWSVSQAGLLTSFVPLQLLRLYQLLLFTLPGTPVFSYGDEIGLEEAALPGQPVKAPVMLWDESSFPNTSGPVDVNMTVKGQSKDPGSILSLFHWLSDLRGKERSLLHGDFHVLSSGPDLFSYIRQWDQNERFLIVLNFGDVGQPARLGASRLPAGTSLPASVNLLLSTQPGRKEGTSLELEHLYLGPHEGLLLRFPYMA, encoded by the exons GCACCATGAACCAGGACACCGAAGTGGACATGAAGGAAGTGGAGCTGAACGAGATGGAACCCGAGAAGCAGCCGATGAACGCGGCGTCGGGGGCGGCGGTGGCTGTGGTCGTGGCGGGCGGCACCGAGAAGAACGGCTTGGTGAAGGTCAAGGTGGCCGACGATGAGGCGGAGGCGGCGGCCGCCGCCAAGTTCACGGGCCTGTCCAAAGAGGAGCTGCTGAAAGTGGCGGGCAGCCCCGGCTGGGTACGCACCCGCTGggcgctgctgctgctgttttggCTCGGCTGGCTCGGCATGCTGGCGGGCGCCGTGGTAATCATCGTGCGGGCGCCGCGCTGCCGCGAGCTGCCCGCGCAGAGCTGGTGGCACAAGGGCGCCCTCTACCGTATTGGCGACCTTCGGGCCTTCCAGGGCCGCGACGCGGGCGACCTAGCGA GCTTGAAGGGGCGTCTTGATTACTTGAGTACCCTGAAGGTGAAGGGTTTTGTGCTGGGCCCAATTCACAAGAACCAGAAGGATGACCTCGAAGGGACCAACCTGGAAGAGATCGACCCCACTTTTGGCTCCAAGGAAGATTTTGACAGTCTCCTGCAATCGGCCAAGAAGAAGA GCATCCGGGTCATTCTGGATCTCACTCCCAACTATAAGGGCCAGAACTCATGGTTCAACTTCACTCAGATTGGCACTGTGGCCACCAAGATGAAG GAAGCTCTGAGTTTTTGGCTGCAGGCCGGTGTGGATGGGGTCCAGGTTCGGGACGTTGGGAATCTGACA GGTGCGTCTTCATTCTTGGCCGAGTGGCAGAACATTACCAAGAGCTTCAGTGAAGATAG GCTCTTGATTGCAGGCACTGACTCCTCCGACCTTCAGCAGATCCTGAGCCTGCTCGAATCCACGAAGGACCTGCTGTTGACTAGCTCGTACCTGTCAGACTCCCGTTTCACTGGGAATCATACAGATTTCCTGGTCACCCAGTATTTGAACGCCACTGGCAGTCACTGGTGCAGCTGGAGT GTGTCTCAGGCGGGGCTCCTGACCTCCTTCGTGCCGCTTCAGCTCCTCCGACTCTACCAGCTGCTGctcttcaccctgccagggaccCCAGTTTTCAGCTATGGGGACGAGATTGGCCTGGAGGAAGCTGCCCTCCCTGGACAG CCTGTGAAGGCTCCAGTCATGCTGTGGGATGAATCCAGCTTCCCCAACACCTCAGGACCTGTAGATGTCAACATGACCGTGAAG GGCCAGAGTAAAGACCCTGGCTCCATCCTCTCCCTGTTCCACTGGCTGAGCGATCTGCGGGGTAAGGAGCGCTCCTTGCTGCACGGAGACTTCCATGTGCTCTCCTCAGGGCCCGACCTCTTCTCCTACATCCGCCAGTGGGACCAGAACGAGCGTTTCCTGATAGTTCTCAACTTTGGGGATGTGGGCCAACCTGCCAGGCTGGGGGCCTCCAGGCTGCCTGCTGGCACCAGCCTGCCCGCCAGCGTGAATCTGCTGCTCAGCACCCAGCCGGGCCGCAAGGAGGGCACCTCTCTTGAGCTGGAGCACCTGTACCTGGGGCCCCACGAGGGGCTGCTGCTCCGCTTCCCTTACATGGCCTGA
- the SLC3A2 gene encoding amino acid transporter heavy chain SLC3A2 isoform X2 — protein MNQDTEVDMKEVELNEMEPEKQPMNAASGAAVAVVVAGGTEKNGLVKVKVADDEAEAAAAAKFTGLSKEELLKVAGSPGWVRTRWALLLLFWLGWLGMLAGAVVIIVRAPRCRELPAQSWWHKGALYRIGDLRAFQGRDAGDLASLKGRLDYLSTLKVKGFVLGPIHKNQKDDLEGTNLEEIDPTFGSKEDFDSLLQSAKKKSIRVILDLTPNYKGQNSWFNFTQIGTVATKMKEALSFWLQAGVDGVQVRDVGNLTGASSFLAEWQNITKSFSEDRLLIAGTDSSDLQQILSLLESTKDLLLTSSYLSDSRFTGNHTDFLVTQYLNATGSHWCSWSVSQAGLLTSFVPLQLLRLYQLLLFTLPGTPVFSYGDEIGLEEAALPGQPVKAPVMLWDESSFPNTSGPVDVNMTVKGQSKDPGSILSLFHWLSDLRGKERSLLHGDFHVLSSGPDLFSYIRQWDQNERFLIVLNFGDVGQPARLGASRLPAGTSLPASVNLLLSTQPGRKEGTSLELEHLYLGPHEGLLLRFPYMA, from the exons ATGAACCAGGACACCGAAGTGGACATGAAGGAAGTGGAGCTGAACGAGATGGAACCCGAGAAGCAGCCGATGAACGCGGCGTCGGGGGCGGCGGTGGCTGTGGTCGTGGCGGGCGGCACCGAGAAGAACGGCTTGGTGAAGGTCAAGGTGGCCGACGATGAGGCGGAGGCGGCGGCCGCCGCCAAGTTCACGGGCCTGTCCAAAGAGGAGCTGCTGAAAGTGGCGGGCAGCCCCGGCTGGGTACGCACCCGCTGggcgctgctgctgctgttttggCTCGGCTGGCTCGGCATGCTGGCGGGCGCCGTGGTAATCATCGTGCGGGCGCCGCGCTGCCGCGAGCTGCCCGCGCAGAGCTGGTGGCACAAGGGCGCCCTCTACCGTATTGGCGACCTTCGGGCCTTCCAGGGCCGCGACGCGGGCGACCTAGCGA GCTTGAAGGGGCGTCTTGATTACTTGAGTACCCTGAAGGTGAAGGGTTTTGTGCTGGGCCCAATTCACAAGAACCAGAAGGATGACCTCGAAGGGACCAACCTGGAAGAGATCGACCCCACTTTTGGCTCCAAGGAAGATTTTGACAGTCTCCTGCAATCGGCCAAGAAGAAGA GCATCCGGGTCATTCTGGATCTCACTCCCAACTATAAGGGCCAGAACTCATGGTTCAACTTCACTCAGATTGGCACTGTGGCCACCAAGATGAAG GAAGCTCTGAGTTTTTGGCTGCAGGCCGGTGTGGATGGGGTCCAGGTTCGGGACGTTGGGAATCTGACA GGTGCGTCTTCATTCTTGGCCGAGTGGCAGAACATTACCAAGAGCTTCAGTGAAGATAG GCTCTTGATTGCAGGCACTGACTCCTCCGACCTTCAGCAGATCCTGAGCCTGCTCGAATCCACGAAGGACCTGCTGTTGACTAGCTCGTACCTGTCAGACTCCCGTTTCACTGGGAATCATACAGATTTCCTGGTCACCCAGTATTTGAACGCCACTGGCAGTCACTGGTGCAGCTGGAGT GTGTCTCAGGCGGGGCTCCTGACCTCCTTCGTGCCGCTTCAGCTCCTCCGACTCTACCAGCTGCTGctcttcaccctgccagggaccCCAGTTTTCAGCTATGGGGACGAGATTGGCCTGGAGGAAGCTGCCCTCCCTGGACAG CCTGTGAAGGCTCCAGTCATGCTGTGGGATGAATCCAGCTTCCCCAACACCTCAGGACCTGTAGATGTCAACATGACCGTGAAG GGCCAGAGTAAAGACCCTGGCTCCATCCTCTCCCTGTTCCACTGGCTGAGCGATCTGCGGGGTAAGGAGCGCTCCTTGCTGCACGGAGACTTCCATGTGCTCTCCTCAGGGCCCGACCTCTTCTCCTACATCCGCCAGTGGGACCAGAACGAGCGTTTCCTGATAGTTCTCAACTTTGGGGATGTGGGCCAACCTGCCAGGCTGGGGGCCTCCAGGCTGCCTGCTGGCACCAGCCTGCCCGCCAGCGTGAATCTGCTGCTCAGCACCCAGCCGGGCCGCAAGGAGGGCACCTCTCTTGAGCTGGAGCACCTGTACCTGGGGCCCCACGAGGGGCTGCTGCTCCGCTTCCCTTACATGGCCTGA